CGCGGCGACGATGCACATACTCCAGTCGCTTCCGGTCAGGGCGGATATGAAGGTGGGCCATGTGCTGCCGTCGTAGTACGTGGCGGAGCAACTCGGCCACAGGCTGCTTATCGCGCTGGAGAGGTAGTTGCCGCCGTACGCGGTGTCGTACTTGACGATTATGTTGTCGGGGTCCTGCCCCGTCGCCGCCAGGAGCAACAGGGTACACATGAGCAGCATCGCTCTTCGCATTTTCTCCTCCTTGGGTCGAACATTTACGGATTAATCAAAACTCAGCCTTGATCGCACCCCGGCTTGAAGCCGGCCACGGCCCCGCGGGGGGCGGTTCAGAATTTTCTCGGCCCCTCCCCGCGAGCGCACCGTTAAAACTCGGCCTTGATCACCCCCCCGGCTTGAAGCCGGCCACGGCCCCGCGGGGAGCGGTTCAGAATTTTCTCGGCCCCTCCCCGCGAGCGCACGTCAGAGCCCCGCTTTTATCGCCCCCCAGGTGGTGTCCTCAACGCTGTAATTCCCCGTGGTGAAGGTCCAGATGAAGTCGTCGGCCGTCTCGTTGCCCCTGTCGTCGGCTAGGCCGGCGGCCACGGTGCACCTTATCAGGTCAACCGGCAGGTCCTCGTCGGGGGTGAACGTGCAGACGACGTCCAAGCGGTCGGTGTCGTCAATGTCGAGCGTGCCCGAAATCTCGCCCGCCGGATGCGGATTAACCCGACCCACGGCCAGGGCTGAATCCGAAACCCGAACCCTGCCGCCCGGACGTAGCGACTGATCCTCCACGGTGAACACGATCGTGTCGGTGTCGACTGGACGTATATCACATACACAGTAAAACACGATATCCGTATCCACCGACACACCAGTATCCCCGTCATCGGGGTTCATATCGCGCACGTAAGGCGGGAATTCGGGGTACCAGGAGCCGCCGCTGACCGCGAAGAAGCCGGAGACACCCATGGGGCTGCCGTTCTGGCGAAAATTCCCGCCGTTCTCGACGAGCCAGTAGAAGTAGCTCGAGGTCCAGAAGAACTCAACCCAGTAGGTGCCGGCGTCGAGATCGAAGGTGTCGGCCGGCACCATGTCGGTCTGATACATGGTGTAGCCCCAGCCGCTGTAGCCGGTGTCGGTGTCGGTGACGTCGGAGATGGTTTCGCTCCAGACCTCGTCGCCCGGAGCGCCGCCGGAGTCAACCCAGACGGTCACTTCGAAGGGCTGGGGATGGCCGCCGGTGAAGATGCTCCAGCAGGTGAAACCCTCGATGGTGGCGTCGTCGTCGAGGACGAAGTCGTCGTCGCAACGGTAGCCGTCGCTGCTGTTGTAGCCGTTGGTGCACAGGGCGAAATCGAAGGGGTTCTCCCAGAGAATGTCGTTCGAGGGGGGCGGCAGGCAGGTGTAGCCGCCGCCGGGCACGACCTGTCCGAGATCGCCGGGGGCGTTCGTGTACAGCACGGCCCCGAAGGCCAAGCTGACGGAGAGAACCAAGATAAGCGTAAGAAATCTCATTTTACCACTCCTTTTTGGGTTCGATGGAGGGTAAGAAGGGTCCCGTGAAACGTCGCGCCGGGACCACCTAGAGCTCGGCCCCGTATCCCGCGGCCTCGACGGCCTTCGCCATCTCGTCGGGGTTGGTCAGCTCGGGGTCGTAGATGACTTCCGCCCACTCGAAATCCGCGCTCACCTCGGCCGAATCCACGCCGGTAATCGCCAGAAGGGCGCGGGTGACCGTCCGGGCGCAGTTGTCGCAGGTCAGGCCGGAGAGATATATGCTCGTTTTTTCCATTCTAAAACCCCCAAAATAGTAACGCATAACAAATATACTGGATAAATGGCCGATTTTCAACCCCCATGACTCCGAATGCGGACCGGTGCGCGGAACCCCCGGCTGTCGTACAATGGGGGGCGCAGAGGGAGGGGGCGGTGCTCGATCGGACGAGGGTCATCGGGATAGCGCTCCTCGGGGTCGTGACGGGTCTGGTGGCCCTCCTGGCCGCCTCACGCCCGCTGGGGCCCGGCGAGGCGGCGGTGGTCGTCCGGGGGGGGAACCGGGAGGTGGTCCGCGGGGGCTGGACGGTGGAACTGCCCTGGCGGGAGATCGAGCTGTACCGGCTGGTGGAGCCGATAAGCGGGGAGAGCCTCTTCCGCACCGCCGACTCGGTGCCGGTGCGCGCCCTGTGGTCCGCCGTGCGCATCCTGAACCCGGGACGGCTGGGGGAGCCGAATCCGGGACCGCCGGGCTGGGACCGCGCGTGGCCCCGGCTGCTGGTAAGTTCCGCCATCGTCCGTCTCGGAGAAGGGCGCGCCTTCGAGGATATCTACGGAACCCACCGGTCGGAATTGACCCGCGATGCACTGGAAGAGGTTGCGGAAACTCTGCGCGGAACGGCCGTGGGCGTGGAGGACCTGCGCCTGACCTCGGTCGTCCCGCTGGGCGACCGGGCGGAGCGGCTGCCGATGAGCCCGCCGCGCCTTTTTATCCTCGCCTTGGACGACCTGGACCGCCAAACCGTGGAGCGTCTCGCGGCCGACGGTCGCCTGCCCGCGGTGAAAAATCTCGCCGGGGCGGGGACCACGGTGTTTTTCCAAAACCCTAGCCCCGACGAGCCGGGCCCGTTCTGGGCAAAAATCCTTTCGGGGGGATTTTCCGCCTGGAACTGGATCGAAAGGCGCGCCCGCCGCGGATGGGTCACCGGCCTCGTCCACGCCCCCCTCCCGACGGCCGACGGGTACGCGGAATCGCTCAATCCCGACGGGACGTGCTCGCCGTTCCTGGCCGC
The genomic region above belongs to bacterium and contains:
- a CDS encoding Ig-like domain-containing protein; its protein translation is MRFLTLILVLSVSLAFGAVLYTNAPGDLGQVVPGGGYTCLPPPSNDILWENPFDFALCTNGYNSSDGYRCDDDFVLDDDATIEGFTCWSIFTGGHPQPFEVTVWVDSGGAPGDEVWSETISDVTDTDTGYSGWGYTMYQTDMVPADTFDLDAGTYWVEFFWTSSYFYWLVENGGNFRQNGSPMGVSGFFAVSGGSWYPEFPPYVRDMNPDDGDTGVSVDTDIVFYCVCDIRPVDTDTIVFTVEDQSLRPGGRVRVSDSALAVGRVNPHPAGEISGTLDIDDTDRLDVVCTFTPDEDLPVDLIRCTVAAGLADDRGNETADDFIWTFTTGNYSVEDTTWGAIKAGL
- a CDS encoding heavy-metal-associated domain-containing protein — translated: MEKTSIYLSGLTCDNCARTVTRALLAITGVDSAEVSADFEWAEVIYDPELTNPDEMAKAVEAAGYGAEL